The genomic interval GCCGCAGGATTATAAAGTAGCAATGAATGCCTTTAAAATGAAAAAATGGGATGAAGCAGCAAAACATTTCGGGAAGCTTGTGTTAGACCATCCTGACAATATTGAATATAAGGTAAAATGGGAAATGGCAAAAAACAATGCTTCAAAATTGCACATAAAAAAGGGGAAGCAGTATGAATTGAAAAAAGAGTATGATAAAGCCATCGCTGAATATAAAATAGCTTTAATGTACGATCCGACAAATCAATATGTTTTTGACAGGGTAAATGCAATTAACGCGAAAATTGAAAAAATAAAGGAAAAAGCTGCAAGAAAAGAGTACACAATAGCCAAGGCAAAGCAAAAGGCATATGGCAAAAATGGTATCCCTGTTTTAAACCCTTCTTCTAATGAGCCTATTGACCTTTACTTTCCAAGACCAACAAGTTTAAAAAAGATATATCATGCTTTAGGCAAAGCCTCCGGAATTAATATTCTCTTTGATGAGTCATTTCAGGATAAACAAATTGCAATTGATTTAAGGGGGATGACTTTTTACAATGCCTTGAAAGCCTTGATGATAGCAAGCGGTAACTTTTACAAAATCATTGATGAAAAAACTGTAATTATTTTAAGAGACACAAAGCAAAATCACCAGAAATACGATGACAAAATTATTAAAGTTTACTACCTTTCCTATGCAAAACCTGACAAATTAAAAAACAATTTAAGATTGTTGACAGGGATTAAAGAAATTTTTGATGATAAAGATTTAAACTGCGTGGTAGTAATGGGCACCCCTCAGCAGATAAACATTGCAGACAGGATTGTCAAGTTGACTGATAGGCCTAAATCTGAAATTACCATTGATTTTGACTTAATGGAAGTTAATAGATCTAACCTTGATAAATTAGGTCTCCTTCCGACTGATTTACAAAACCCTGCATATAAAGTTGGGGCAGGGTTAATCCCCAATTCTTCAGGTGATGAAGGAAATACAGGTGGCAATGGATTTATAAACCTTGACAATGCAACCTGGATGTTTGCTATCCCTTATTTGCAGGTTGATTTTTTAAAGTCTATCGGAAAAGCAAAAGAGGTTGCAAACCCAACATTAAGGGTATCAGAAGGGGAAAAGGCAAAGGTTTTAATAGGACAATCAGTACCTATTGCAACAACATCATTTACTCCATTTACAGGTATTTCAGGAACAAACAACAATAGTGTTGCAGGCATTGGGGGGCAGCCCCTCACTTCATACAATTATCAGGAAGTTGGTATTAAAATTGAAGTTGAACCAAGAGTTCATCACAATGGAGATGTTACTCTAAAACTTAAATTAGAGGTATCTTCAATAGTGGATAAAACAGCATTCCAGCCTGTTATAGGTAAAAGAACCGTGGAAACGGTTGTCAGGGTTAAGAGTGGAGAAACTGTTATGCTTGCAGGGTTACTTAAAAATTCTGAGAGAACTTCTTTAAATGGAATAAAAGGGCTTGCTGACTTGCCTGTATTAAAAGAATTATTTTCAAACACCTCAAAGGAAGTTCAGCAAACAGACATTATGATGACAATTACTCCTCATATTGTAAGAGGTCCAAATATTGTTGAAGATGATTTATTACCATACAGTGTTGGAAGTGAAGTGGAAAGTAACTTCCCACCTGAAGGATTTATAAAGAAAGAAGAAAAACAAGAGGAATCTATTCCTGAGCCAGCAAAGCCAAAAACAGAAAAACAATTAAAAATGGGGAAAAACAAAAACGACAAAATAGCTAACAAGGGGGGAGAATCTTTAAACAGTGTTTCATTAACCCCTGCAATTGTTTCATTTTCCCCAAAAAGATCGGTAAAGCAGGCGGGCGCAAACTTTTCTGTTACATTGTTTGCCACAAACTTTAAAGACATTGATAATACCGACCTTGTCATTACCTTTGACCCTAAGGTTGTCAAAGTTTTAAATGTAATGGATGGCGGATTTATGAAACAGGACGGTGTTGACGCTTCATTTGTCCCTGTCTGGGATAATAGAAATGGGAAAATAGCAATTACAATAGATAGACGAGGTGGAGAAAAGGGTAGAAGCGGGACAGGGATTTTAGCAAACATTATTTTTCAGGCAATCTCACCAGGTAAGTGTACATTAAAGTTTGAGCCTTCATCCACCATTAAAAATTTTGATGATATGAAGGTACACTCAACATTTATAAATGGAGAGGTTATTGTTAAGTGAGGAAGAGAGGCTTTACCTATATTGAACTATTAGTTGCCGCTACAATTCTTGCAATTTTAGCCTCTGCAGTTGTGCCTTTTTTAAAACTAACCGTTAAGAGAAAAAAGGAAATACAGTTAAGAAGAGCTTTGAGAGAAATCAGAACAGCAATAGACCATTACAAAGAATTAAGTGATAGAGGGGTTATACCAAAAGGAGGCCCCGAAACAATGGGTTATCCTCCAGACCTTGATACCCTTGTGGAGGGGGTTAGAATTATAGGTACAGTAAACAGAAAGGTCAGGTTTTTAAGGAGGATACCTGTTGACCCTATGACGGGGAAAGCAGAGTGGGGGCTTCGTTCAGCACAGGATGACCCTGATTCCACTACCTGGGGTGGTCAGAATGTTTACGATGTGTATTCCCTTTCCGAAGGAACGGCAATCGACGGTACAAAGTATAAAGACTGGTAAATATTTTATGATTTTTAAAACATTTGAATATTTTCAGGCAACAATAATGGTAAATTTCCGTAAAAATAAACTGTTAATGATTCTTTAAAGGGGGAATTATGAAAAAAATTATGTTTTTGTTAACTGTAATTTGCTTTACTTTTTCAACATTTGCGGCAAGCCCAGTGAATAAAGGGCAATATGTTAAAAGAAAAAAAGACAAAGTACTTGAAAAATTATTCAAAGAAAACAAAGAAACATTAAAAAAGATAAAAAAAGCAAGAGAAGATTACCTTGAAAAGAAAAAGGAAGAAAAGAAGAAACAACCAAAGAGAAAGTTTGTTGCCGATTTTTCAAATGTTAAAATCCCAGAATCTCCCAAAGTTTTTAAATCTGCATTTCATTTTAAGCCTGTTGCTCAATATTTAACAGGCACCTGCTGGGCATTTTCAGGGACTTCATTTTATGAGTCAGAAATTTACAGAATTACTGGCAAAAAGATTAAGCTCTCTGAGATGCATACCGTTTACTGGGAGTACATTGAGAAGGCAAAGGGATTTGTAAGGTCTTATGGTACAAGCGTTTTTGGAGAGGGTTCAGAATTAGATGCGGTTAACAAGATTTATAAAAAATACGGCTGTATGCCAGAAAGCGTTTACAACGGTTTAAAAAATGGTAGAAAAATGCACAATCACGAACTAATGTTTAGAGAAATGAATAAGTTCCTTCAGTTTGTTAAAGCAAATGACCTGTGGGATGAAGACTATGTTGTTGCAAACATAAAACTTATACTTGATAAATACATTGGCACTCCACCGGCAAAATTTAAGTACGAAGGTAAAGAATATACCCCAAAAACATTCTTAAAAGAGGTTTGCAAACTTAACATGGATGAATACTATGATTTTGTATCCTTTAAATATGCACCTTTTTACCAGAAGATTGAATTTAAAGTGCCTGACAACTGGAGACATTCAAAGGATTATTATAATGTACCACTTGATGTCTGGTATTCAATTTTGCTAAATGCTGTTAAAAACGGCTATACAGTTGGAATAGGTGGAGATGTTTCCGAGCCTGGCTACAGAGGTGAGTATGATGCTGCAATTGTTGCAGATTTTGATATACCAGCAAACTACATAAATCAGGATGCAAGAGAATTTAGATTTTACAATCATACAACAACAGACGACCACGGTATTCACCTTGTTGGCTGGACTCACTATGCAGGACACGACTGGTTTCTAATAAAGGATTCTTCAAGAAGTGCAAGAAAAGGAAAATTTGAGGGATACTTATTTTACAGAGATGATTATGTAAAACTTAAAATGCTTGATTTTGCTGTCCACAAATCTGCAATTGACCCAAAAATACTTGAAAAGTTTAAGGTAAAGGCAGAGAAAAAAGATAAAAAGGAAACTAAATAATGAAGAAAATAGCATTATTGCTCTTTATTTTAATTACCCTATCTCCTGCTTTTGCAGGGGATAGGGTTCAAAAGAGAGCCTTTACTTTAGATGATTTATACTCATTGAAAAATATTTCAGGTTTAACAAAATCTTACGACGGCAATTTAGTTGTTTTCAGCGTTTCTAAAGCAGATTATAAAAAGGGAAAGTCAAGTTCCAATATTTTTCTATTAAATGTAATTACAGGCGCTATTAAGCAATTAACAAGAGGTGAAAACAAGAACTTTTCTCCTGAATTTTCAAAAAGCGGAAAGTTTTTGTATTTTCTCTCTTCAAGGGAAAAAGGGATTCAGGTGTGGAGAATTCCCCTTGATGGCGGAGAAGCGGAGAGACTTACAGATTTTTCTATGGGTGTAGATAATTTCAAGGTGATTGATGACAACACCATTGTTTTTTCAACCTATGTATTCCCTGAAGCTGGGGCAGATAGCAAAAAGAATAAGGAATTGCAGGACAAAATGGATAAAAACCCTGTTCAGGCTCATTATGGAGATAAACTTCTTTTCAGGCACTGGACTTCATATAGGGATTTCAAGTACTCCCATTTAATAAGATACAATATTTCAAAAAAGAAATACTCGGCAATTACCAAAGGGAAGGCTGATTATCCTGCATTCTGGGAAGATTTTGATATAAGTCCAGATGGAAAATTTCTCATTGTTACTGTCAAAGATGTGCCTGACCCGGCAGAATCAACAAATGACGACCTTGTTTTAATTGATTTAAAAAATGGAACTGAGAAAAACCTGACAAAAGACAATCCCGCCTACGACGGCAATCCTCAATTTTCACCTGACGGAAGGTACATCGCTTACAGATTGCAAAAGGTTCCTGGTTATGAGTCTGATAGATTCAGGCTTGCTGTTTACGACACAAAAACAGGTAAAAAAAAGATATTAACAGAAAAGGTTGACAACTGGGTAAATTCATTTAAGTGGGCTAACTCAAAAACCATTTACTTTACGGTAATGGAAAGGGGATACACCCCTATTTGTTCTGTAAATGTTGAATCAGGGAAGATTAAAAAGGTTTTTGAAAAAGTTTATGTTAGAGAGTTTGTCCCAGTAAAAAGTGGAGTGCTTGCAAACATCTCATCAGTTGGCAAGCCTTACGATATTTACAAACTCTCATTTAAAAACAAAACAAAAACAAGGGTTACTTTTTTCAACAAAAAAATTGAGGATAATGTTGACATAAGGCCTGCAGAGCAGGTCTGGGTTAAAGGGGCTGATGGGGCAAAGATTCATTTATTCATAGTAAAGCCCCATAACTTTGACCCGAATAAAAAGTATCCTCTAATTTTAAATGTTCATGGTGGCCCTCAATACATGTGGGCTGATTCGTTCAGGGGAGACTGGCAGGTTTACCCTGGTGCTGGCTATATAGTTGCCTTTCCTAACCCCCACGGTTCAACAGGATATGGCCAGGAATTCACAAAGGCTATATCAAAAGACTACACAGGCAAGGTAATGGAAGATATTGAAAAAGTTACCCAATACCTTGAAAAACTCCCGTATGTTGATAAAGACAGAATGGGAGCAATGGGCTGGTCATGGGGTGGATATGCAATGATGTGGCTTGAAGGCCATAACAAACACTTTAAATGCCTTGTTGCCATGATGGGGCTTTATGATTTACCTTCATGGTACGGTTCAACTGAAGAGTTATGGTTCCCAAATTACGATTGCGGTGGTGCTCCCTGGGAAAACCCTGAATACTATAAAAAATCCACACCTTCAAATTATGTAAAGAATTTCAAAACCCCGTGTCTCGTAATAACAGGTGAGAGGGATTATAGAGTGCCTTACACTCAAAGTATTCAATTCTTTACAGCATTGCAGAAAAGGGGAGTGCCATCAGAGATAATAATTTTCAAAAACGACGGCCACTGGCCTGACCCGGTAAAATCAATGCCTCTTTATTACAATGCTCACCTTGAGTGGTTTAACAAATGGCTGAAAGGTGGGAAAGCCCCTTACAACTCTGTTGATATGATTAGAGGCCTGGCATACGAGGAGAAAGATAAATAAACAGCAGTTTATTTAAGAAAAATTTAAGCCCCGCAAAAGTGCGGGGCTTTTTTACTTTATTAAGCTAAAAACTTTTTTAAAAATTTATCCCTTTTCTCTAAAGAATTGCCTTAAATTTCTTAATCACACATTTAAAGACTACTTTTTCTTCAAAAGCTCTCTAATTCTCTTTATTTTTTGGATATTCTCTCAATATTCGGGACAGGCATATTCACGGAGGTTGTTGGGTCTATATACTTCTTTATGTTTCCACCTGCCTGAAAATACCTGCCTAAAAATTCCTGATAGTATTGATTTGCTATATTAGCATTGTGAATTATAAGAACATTTTCATCATTTGAATCGTTTCCATTTGCACTCCAATTTAGGGAGCCTGTAATAACGATAGGGTCACTATCAGTATTAACATCAAGAATCATATATTTGTGGTGCATCATGGTATCTTCGTTGTCTTTATAGACAGGTGCCGGATTTGCCCACCGAATGTTTGGATTGTTATCGCTTGTCTTTGATGCTGTTCTTCCTGTCATATCCACTGATGCCGACCACCATTGATTCCAGTATAGATGTTCAAAAACGCCTGCAATGTCAAAGCCTGTTAATGTGCCAACCATGTCATCATAGGAGCCTTCGTATTTATATTTTAGCTCATCACACATAGTCTGGTCAGACCAGGCAAAAATACAAAAGTAAGCATTATAATCAGCATCATTTGCAATTGTATCCTGTAACTTTGAGAGAGGATTATCGCCAGGGGCAAAGTAAACCTCAACAGTTGTCCCGTTTAGATTAAACAGATGCCTTGTATTATCTGTTTTTCTTCCGTGAAAGTTTGAATTATCAGGGTCAGGAATTTGGGTGCTGCTGCCCCACATTTCCTCAAATTCAAGTGTATATGCTTGGGCAATTCCAGTTGAATAAAGCTCGACTGCATTATTTGTGTTTCCACCTAAAATCCCTGAATTCATGTTATTTTCTGAGCCGTACAACCCATTTATTGTAAAATTCCATGAACCAGTCCATACCCATTTCTCATCAACAATAACAAATTTGTTGTGCATTTGGTCTCCTGGTGAGTAATAATTTCCGTTTGATTTCTTTTCTCCTTCACACAACATATATCCAGTTCTATCTTTAGTTCCAACGGTTACAGTTACATAAGGAAATCCGTCAGGATTTGCCGGTAATCCATACTGCTGTCTTTTTGAGCTATCTTCAACTGCAAATATTGGAGAATCTGAGAAAACCGGGATATCATCTGAAGTGCCTACAACACCGTCAGCACCTCTTATCAATTTTTCAATACTTATGCAGTGTAAATCGTAGGTTCTGCTTTCTCCAGGGAGATAATCCTTTGAATCTGCAATAACCCTGACATTAACTCCTCTTACCTTTGCCTGAATTATTGCATCTACAAGTGCAGGTAAATCTATATCGTATGTAGCTATATCGAGGGAATATTGAGCCTGATTTATTCTTTTTATTAACCTGTTTTCAAGATTTACATGCTGATTTAAAACATTTCCTGTAGAAGCAACTGTAGCCACCCCTCCTTTATTAAAGTAAACATTAATAGCCCCTAACTCTTCGCTAACATTATTTAATTCTTCCGGTGCACCTTCATCAACAAGCCCATCATGATCGTTATCTAAAAAGTCTGAAAGAGAGCCAATTGATTCTTGAGATTCAGGAGCAGGGTCTTCAGTTAAATATATGTCTGGGATAGAATCCCATGCCTTTTCAAAATCCTGTTCAAATTGTCTTGCAAGGTAAGCATTTTCTATGTAAAGAGTGTTTTCATCATTTGACCAATTGCCTGAGCCTGTCCAGTTTTGGGAGCCCATCACCACCACTTTATTATCCACACACATTGCCTTAAAATGCTCTTTACCTCCCCAATTTTCAACCTTAACCTGAATTCCTGCATCTCTAAGCCTATTATGCTGACTGTATTCACTTTCAGCGCCAGTGGCGTCAAGGATAACTCTAATCTGTACTCCCCTGTTTTTTGCATCAATAAGAGCATCTGCGATTGCTGTGTCAGTAAAAAAGAAAATTCTTATGTCAATTGTTTTAGTTGAATGATTTATTGCTTTTATTATTGCATTATCTCTTGCATTGTCAGTTGGAGCAAAATAACATTCAACAACAGAGTTATCATCCATTACAAATCTGTGAGGAGTATTGTCTGTCTTCGAATCATGAAAAGCTCCATTAAACATTTCAAAAAATTCTGTTTCATATGCATTTGCAAGGTCACTGTTGTGAATAAGAACGGAAAAGTTTGAGTTATACTCTGTATCAATTCCAGTTAAAGATATATTTGTTGATCCTGTCCATACATACTCTCCATCAACAACAAAGAATTTGTTGTGCATTGTTCTGTCATCGAAATCTGCGACAATACTTCCCTGGGGAAGAGCATTGATTAAAGTCTGTGTGTCAGGGTAGGGGAACCATCCATCAGCGTAACAATCAACAACTCCTTTTACATCGACTCCTCTGTCAATTGCATTTTTTAAAGCCTGTAATACAGTTGGGCAGGATGAATAACCATATATAGCAAAATAAATACTTGTATGTGCTGAATTTAAGAGATTAACAAGTACTCTTTCCATATCTTTTGGGCCATAAGAGGGCATTGTAGTTTCAAGGTGATTAGATAAGTATGCTGAAAGCCAATCAGGTTTAACAAGACTTGAGCTTTGCTGTGAATTTGTTGGAGTTCCTAACCCAACAGCGTACTCTTCTGTGGATGTTTCCCATGCATTTGGATCTGTGCCTTCAATTGAAAAATCCTTTCTATACATTGTTGCTTTTGATGTTGAGTCCCCTGCATACCATTTATCAACATAATCAGAAACATTGCCTGCATTGTCTTTTAAGTAAAGCTTTTCTCCCCCGTTTTCCAGTGCACCTGTGTAAATTAAATCAGCAGCTACATCAGGGACGGAAGTATCGTCTGTTCTTTCTAAAAGGAAATAGCCGTGAGCTTTTATTACGCCGCTTAAAACTATATGGGGGGTGCCGTCTTCAGCCTCAATAAGCCAGTTAGTTAAATCAATATCGTTGTCAGAATTATTATACAACTCAATCCATTCATCATAAGTTGAATGCTGAGTCCCCATCCATGCAATTTCGCTAAACTTTACCTGTGAAAAAACAGAAAAAGAGCAGCAAAACACAATTAAAAAAATAAAACTAATTTTTCTTGTAGCCATATTTCCCTTCCCCTTTTTAATTTCCCTGATTATTATTGTATCTTAAATTCCCTGAGATTAAGTTAATTTTTTGTTAAACTTTAAAAAAAATTTAAAAATATAAATTCAATTGTCTTTTTTTGTTAAAATAAGAATGCGAGAAGATTAGGAGGAGGAATTATTATGTCTGATTACAAGGTTATTAAACAGTCAATTGACGGCAATACTGCCGCTGCGCGCGTGGCACACGCAATGAGCGAGGTAATAGCGATATATCCAATAACACCATCTTCGCCAATGGGAGAACTTGCTGATGTATTATCTGTAAAAGGGGAAAAGAATATTTTTGGGCAGATACCAAGAGTTTATGAAATGCAGTCTGAAGGTGGCGCATCAGGTGCTGTCCACGGGGCTGCAGCAGCAGGTTCTCTAACCACAACATTTACCGCATCTCAGGGCTTGTTGTTAATGATACCTAATATGTTTAAATTGGCTGGAGAGTTAACCCCAACAGTGTTTCACATTGCAGCAAGATCAGTTGCAACTCATGCACTTTCAATTTTTGGTGATCATTCAGATGTAATGGCAACAAGGCAAACAGGGTTTGCAATGATCGCTTCTGCTAACCAGCAGGAGATTCAGGATTTAGCTACAATTGCACATGCTGCAACAATTGAAGCAAAAGTTCCAATTCTTCATTTCTTTGATGGGTTCAGAACCTCTCACGAAATAAGAAAGGTTGAGCTTGTTCCCAAAGAAGTAATGAAAGAAATGATTGAAATGAAATATGTTTACGAAATGAGGAAGAGAGCGCTCAACCCTGATTACCCAACATTGAGGGGAACAGCAGAAAATCCTGATATTTTCTTCCAGAACAGGGAAGCACAGAATCCATACTATGACAGATTCCCTGAAGTTTTTGATAAGTATGCTGAAAAATTCGCAAAACTAACAGGAAGAAAATACAATGCATTTGATTATGTTGGAGATGAAAATGCTGAAGTTGTTGTTGTAATTATGGGTTCAGGTTCAGATGTTGCCCACGAGACAGTGGAAAAATTAAACACAATGGGATATAAGACAGGCGTTGTAAAAGTTAGATTATACAGGCCTTTTGATAGGGAAAGATTCTTTAAGGCAATGCCAAAATCTGTTAAAAAGGTCATTGTTCTTGATAGAACAAAAGAGCACGGTGCCCCCGGTGAGCCTTTATATCTTGATGTTGTTGCTGCTTTTGACAGACAGTTAGAATTAGGTTTAATTGACAGCAAGCCTTTAATAGTAGGCGGGATTTATGGTCTTTCCTCAAAAGAATTTACTCCAGCAATGCTTAAAGGTGCTATTGACCATGTTATAAATAATCCTGTAGAAAAAATAATTCATAGATTTACTCTTGGAATTGAAGACGATGTAACCCATAAGTCTATTCCTTACGATGAAAACTTTGATGCAGAAAACCCAAAGGTTAGAAGGGCAAAGATATTTGGCTTTGGTTCAGATGGAACAGTTGGCGCATCAAAGAATTCTATTAAAATTATTGGTGATGTTGCAGGTAAGGAAGCACAGGGGTACTTTGTTTACGACTCCAAGAAAGCTGGTGGAATCACTGTTTCTCATTTAAGATTCTCCGATGAAAAAATACTTTCCCCATACCTTATTACCAAGCCAGACTTTGTTGGAATAAACAAAATGGAGTATATAGGTACTCTTGATGTTTTAAAGGGGATTCAGGAAGGGGGAACAGTATTAATTAACACCCATGTTGAGCCTGAAAAGGTAATCTCTCTCTTCCCGAAAAAGGATATTGAAACAATAATTAATAAAAAGCTTAAGGTTTACTGCATTGATGCATACAAGATAGCTTATGACATTGGTTTAGGGGAAAGAATTAACATTATTATGCAAACTGGATTTTTCAAACTTACAGGAATACTTCCAGAAGAAGTTTTCACAAGAGAGATTGAAAATGCAATAAGCAAAACCTATGCTAAAAAAGGTGAAAAAGTTGTCAATATGAATATTGAGGCAATGAGAAGGGCTTTGAAAGAGATTAAAGAAGTTCCAGTTCCTTCAAGCGTGACAGAACATACTGAAAAGCCATGGACAGTTGAAGTACTGCCTCAGGATAAAGAAATAAAGGATTTTATTGAAAGTGTTGTGGTGCCTGTTATGCACTCTGAAGGGGATACAATCCCTGTTTCTAAAATTCCTGTTGACGGCGTATTCCCAACAGGCACAACAAAATATGAAAAAAGGTCTGTTGCTGTTAGGGTTCCAAAATGGAATTTTGAAAACTGTATCCAGTGTTCTCAGTGTGCTTTTGCATGCCCGCATGCAGCAATCAGGGCCGCGGTTTTTGACAAGGATAACATCCAATTACCTGAAGAAGAATTCCCAACAATTAAGTTCAATCACAAGGATAACAAAGACGGTAAGTATGTATATAGAATTCAGGTTTTCCCTGATGATTGTACAGGCTGCGGAGTTTGCGTAACCGTTTGCCCGGGTAAGAAAGGAAACAAAGCTCTTGAGCTTGTTCCAAAGTATGAAGTGCTTGAACCTTTAAGAAAAAGCCTTGACGAATATTTAAGAGCGCCAAAAGAGACTAAATTTGCAAGCAAAGCCTCTGTTAGAACAGTTGAGTTGAATGAGCCTTTATTTGAGTTTTCAGGTGCATGCCCTGGTTGTGGAGAAACCCCATACATAACACTTATGACTCTCTTACAGGGTGACAGGGTAATTCAGGCAAATGCAACTGGATGCTCTTCAATTTACGGCGGTACAGCCCCAACAATTCCTTACTGCAAAAATGATAGGGGAGAGGGCCCGGCATGGGGTAACTCACTCTTT from Thermotomaculum hydrothermale carries:
- a CDS encoding C1 family peptidase, translating into MKKIMFLLTVICFTFSTFAASPVNKGQYVKRKKDKVLEKLFKENKETLKKIKKAREDYLEKKKEEKKKQPKRKFVADFSNVKIPESPKVFKSAFHFKPVAQYLTGTCWAFSGTSFYESEIYRITGKKIKLSEMHTVYWEYIEKAKGFVRSYGTSVFGEGSELDAVNKIYKKYGCMPESVYNGLKNGRKMHNHELMFREMNKFLQFVKANDLWDEDYVVANIKLILDKYIGTPPAKFKYEGKEYTPKTFLKEVCKLNMDEYYDFVSFKYAPFYQKIEFKVPDNWRHSKDYYNVPLDVWYSILLNAVKNGYTVGIGGDVSEPGYRGEYDAAIVADFDIPANYINQDAREFRFYNHTTTDDHGIHLVGWTHYAGHDWFLIKDSSRSARKGKFEGYLFYRDDYVKLKMLDFAVHKSAIDPKILEKFKVKAEKKDKKETK
- a CDS encoding type II secretion system protein, translating into MRKRGFTYIELLVAATILAILASAVVPFLKLTVKRKKEIQLRRALREIRTAIDHYKELSDRGVIPKGGPETMGYPPDLDTLVEGVRIIGTVNRKVRFLRRIPVDPMTGKAEWGLRSAQDDPDSTTWGGQNVYDVYSLSEGTAIDGTKYKDW
- a CDS encoding phospholipase D-like domain-containing protein, translating into MATRKISFIFLIVFCCSFSVFSQVKFSEIAWMGTQHSTYDEWIELYNNSDNDIDLTNWLIEAEDGTPHIVLSGVIKAHGYFLLERTDDTSVPDVAADLIYTGALENGGEKLYLKDNAGNVSDYVDKWYAGDSTSKATMYRKDFSIEGTDPNAWETSTEEYAVGLGTPTNSQQSSSLVKPDWLSAYLSNHLETTMPSYGPKDMERVLVNLLNSAHTSIYFAIYGYSSCPTVLQALKNAIDRGVDVKGVVDCYADGWFPYPDTQTLINALPQGSIVADFDDRTMHNKFFVVDGEYVWTGSTNISLTGIDTEYNSNFSVLIHNSDLANAYETEFFEMFNGAFHDSKTDNTPHRFVMDDNSVVECYFAPTDNARDNAIIKAINHSTKTIDIRIFFFTDTAIADALIDAKNRGVQIRVILDATGAESEYSQHNRLRDAGIQVKVENWGGKEHFKAMCVDNKVVVMGSQNWTGSGNWSNDENTLYIENAYLARQFEQDFEKAWDSIPDIYLTEDPAPESQESIGSLSDFLDNDHDGLVDEGAPEELNNVSEELGAINVYFNKGGVATVASTGNVLNQHVNLENRLIKRINQAQYSLDIATYDIDLPALVDAIIQAKVRGVNVRVIADSKDYLPGESRTYDLHCISIEKLIRGADGVVGTSDDIPVFSDSPIFAVEDSSKRQQYGLPANPDGFPYVTVTVGTKDRTGYMLCEGEKKSNGNYYSPGDQMHNKFVIVDEKWVWTGSWNFTINGLYGSENNMNSGILGGNTNNAVELYSTGIAQAYTLEFEEMWGSSTQIPDPDNSNFHGRKTDNTRHLFNLNGTTVEVYFAPGDNPLSKLQDTIANDADYNAYFCIFAWSDQTMCDELKYKYEGSYDDMVGTLTGFDIAGVFEHLYWNQWWSASVDMTGRTASKTSDNNPNIRWANPAPVYKDNEDTMMHHKYMILDVNTDSDPIVITGSLNWSANGNDSNDENVLIIHNANIANQYYQEFLGRYFQAGGNIKKYIDPTTSVNMPVPNIERISKK
- a CDS encoding cohesin domain-containing protein; this translates as MKRIIPLIVFLIFSVSCFKPQDYKVAMNAFKMKKWDEAAKHFGKLVLDHPDNIEYKVKWEMAKNNASKLHIKKGKQYELKKEYDKAIAEYKIALMYDPTNQYVFDRVNAINAKIEKIKEKAARKEYTIAKAKQKAYGKNGIPVLNPSSNEPIDLYFPRPTSLKKIYHALGKASGINILFDESFQDKQIAIDLRGMTFYNALKALMIASGNFYKIIDEKTVIILRDTKQNHQKYDDKIIKVYYLSYAKPDKLKNNLRLLTGIKEIFDDKDLNCVVVMGTPQQINIADRIVKLTDRPKSEITIDFDLMEVNRSNLDKLGLLPTDLQNPAYKVGAGLIPNSSGDEGNTGGNGFINLDNATWMFAIPYLQVDFLKSIGKAKEVANPTLRVSEGEKAKVLIGQSVPIATTSFTPFTGISGTNNNSVAGIGGQPLTSYNYQEVGIKIEVEPRVHHNGDVTLKLKLEVSSIVDKTAFQPVIGKRTVETVVRVKSGETVMLAGLLKNSERTSLNGIKGLADLPVLKELFSNTSKEVQQTDIMMTITPHIVRGPNIVEDDLLPYSVGSEVESNFPPEGFIKKEEKQEESIPEPAKPKTEKQLKMGKNKNDKIANKGGESLNSVSLTPAIVSFSPKRSVKQAGANFSVTLFATNFKDIDNTDLVITFDPKVVKVLNVMDGGFMKQDGVDASFVPVWDNRNGKIAITIDRRGGEKGRSGTGILANIIFQAISPGKCTLKFEPSSTIKNFDDMKVHSTFINGEVIVK
- a CDS encoding S9 family peptidase → MKKIALLLFILITLSPAFAGDRVQKRAFTLDDLYSLKNISGLTKSYDGNLVVFSVSKADYKKGKSSSNIFLLNVITGAIKQLTRGENKNFSPEFSKSGKFLYFLSSREKGIQVWRIPLDGGEAERLTDFSMGVDNFKVIDDNTIVFSTYVFPEAGADSKKNKELQDKMDKNPVQAHYGDKLLFRHWTSYRDFKYSHLIRYNISKKKYSAITKGKADYPAFWEDFDISPDGKFLIVTVKDVPDPAESTNDDLVLIDLKNGTEKNLTKDNPAYDGNPQFSPDGRYIAYRLQKVPGYESDRFRLAVYDTKTGKKKILTEKVDNWVNSFKWANSKTIYFTVMERGYTPICSVNVESGKIKKVFEKVYVREFVPVKSGVLANISSVGKPYDIYKLSFKNKTKTRVTFFNKKIEDNVDIRPAEQVWVKGADGAKIHLFIVKPHNFDPNKKYPLILNVHGGPQYMWADSFRGDWQVYPGAGYIVAFPNPHGSTGYGQEFTKAISKDYTGKVMEDIEKVTQYLEKLPYVDKDRMGAMGWSWGGYAMMWLEGHNKHFKCLVAMMGLYDLPSWYGSTEELWFPNYDCGGAPWENPEYYKKSTPSNYVKNFKTPCLVITGERDYRVPYTQSIQFFTALQKRGVPSEIIIFKNDGHWPDPVKSMPLYYNAHLEWFNKWLKGGKAPYNSVDMIRGLAYEEKDK